In the Arachis stenosperma cultivar V10309 chromosome 8, arast.V10309.gnm1.PFL2, whole genome shotgun sequence genome, CCTTTGAGATGTTACATCAGATGATCTAatcattaattttcttttgaagCGCTGTACAATTAACACTTTACATAACAAACATCTATCTATGAAACTAAATTGTTCAAAATTTCATCATACAGAAAATTCCCTAGCTTTTCTTTTGGCCAAAACAGAATTCTTTTAAGTTTCATCTACAGGTTCTTTGTTGATTCTGGTGTGGCAATATAAGTTCTGCTAAAGAAATCCTTCAATACTTCTTCCAGACCTAGCATTCTTGTATATAGTGGATGCTTCTTCCATTATTTTGGCCTGGGAGAGCAACCCTGCTCTCTTTctttgagatggatgagtggagAAATAATCCATAAGTGCCGAGTCACCGTTGACTTCTCCCAGTTTCTGATACACTGTGGGCGCCACCTGTGGATCATATCCGGCGGAATCAAGAGCAGGCCAATGTAATCAGCTTCCATTTCCATCCTGAAAACAGGATTTAGTTATGAAAAATTGAAGGAAGAAAAAGTTTCCACAATATCTACCAAGAGAAACAAGTACAAGCAGCAGGTAGATGATTATTTAAGTATAATCCGATATTTAAAACAACATTGACATGCTGATAGATGGCACACAATAATGTCTCAAGGGTACTACAATTGAGGATGTCTTGAGAAAAGACATGTCAAAATTTGATTACTGTATCACAAGACCAGTTTCAAATGAATTATTAAATCCCATCTCGCTCAGAAATTTTATTCAGAAAAGATATCAACTATCATTCACTTAATTGAAATTATGGTAAAGCATATGGTAAATGAAATGGAGTTCTTATCCACGACAGCATTCTACACTATTTTGACAGTGATGGCAAATATGATGTTAAGTAAAATGCAACAAGTGTAATCAAAGAACCACCCGCTGAAATTGACTTATTAGAAAGACATGGACCAAGTTATACCGTCGATAGAATGGTAGCCTCAAGAAAAAAGAAGCCATTGTGTTGACGATCACAATATCACGGGAGCCAAATTGAAAAAGAATCAAGTGCAGGATAGCAAACCACAAGGTCTTCGTCAAACCTTCAGCGATGTGTCTGGCCACAGCATGCCCAACCTAATTAAGAAGAAAACACAGACAAATCAGCACAGAGATCTTTCAGACGAATtaataaaccctaaaccctaaactgaAAAAATAAAGCACAATTATACCTCATGTCCAATTATAGTGGCAATCTCAGCGTCACTTTTAAAATGCTCTAACAATCCGTTGTATACAACAATCTTACCACCAGGTAGCAAAATGGCATTGACAACCGAATCATTGACAACAAGCACCTCCCAATTCAATCCATTGAGATGACAGGTAGCTGGCCCTTTCTTTCTACTTTGCTGAACCCAACTGTCATCAAGGATTTCATCTTCCTTGTGCCAACCACTCTCTGCCTTACAATAAGCACTAGCATTAGTCAACGATTTCAAAGTCTCCTCAGTATCCCCTTCAAACCCTGTGACATAACCAACATCACTCCAAACTTGTTCCTTGCTCAACCCTCTCTGCAAGGTATCAATGATTTCTATTGATATCATCCTTATCCTCACACTCCGAGGGTGTATGGCAGGCAAGATCTTTCCCTTGAAACTCGCCTTCTGTTTCTCGAATTCAGCCTCCCCAAGTTGCCTCACCATGGCTTTAGATAACAAAATCCAGTGGCTTCTCTTGGTATATGGAACTGTCTCTAAATTCCCAAAATACATAGTTATGAATATAGCTGACCCAACCAACACAACAATGAATACATGTCTAGCATTCATCATATATAGGTAGTGTAAGATAGTTTTATATGTgcattcaaattaaattttgagTGTAAATGAGTTATAGTTCAAATGAGATAATTTGTTCATACTTATTGTGGGTTTAAGTTTTCTTatctttagtaaaaaaaataaaaaataaactctAAGTAATAAATGtataagaaaattttatttttctcttcttagatatgctaaaatgacactttcatctcttttatttgtaaaatatatttttttttataatttttaaaaaatctaaaatctttaatttattttaaattttttgtattaactaatgttagctttattcatttttttaaaaaaagtattttttataaaaataccctattagcaaaaattttatttttttgtcattaaattttgtttactaaaatattttttaataattttttattgattaaattatatttttatcaaaataatttaaaaaaatttaacaattaaattatttttttaagatactcttcaataattttttaattattaaattgtaatttatcaaaattttcgttaataattatttttatattttattattaattttttatattaatatatattattttaacattaaatataaaaaatcttactactgttaatatatatatatatatatatatatcgaaaaataattttatcatattttttttagttaatgttaaaataatatatattgatatcggaaaattaatagtaaaatataactATAATTGTTAACGAAAATATTGGTAAAATtacaatttaataattaaaaaattattgaatgatatctttgaaaaaataaattaattatttatttttttaaatattttgataaaaatataatttattaaagggtAGGACTGAAAGTGAGTTAAGCTAGTCATGAAGTTTTGGTGAGCCAAATTTGAGCTTAAGAAATAGGCTCCATTATTAATAAGTTGAGCCGTGAattaagtttaatttttgtGAGTCGAGTTTGAGTTTAGTCTAATTCAGCTCACTACTTAAAGGGTATATGTtaagataataaattaaatttaaaaaaataaaaaatttcagtttttaatggatttatttttaaataaaaatatttaaaatattctattaatagCATGATTTCTGAAAATTGGAATGAACAGCCATTAGACCGGTCCAATTATGAACCGATAACATTAACAATCCGGTTAGACATGTAAAATTGGTGATTAGAAAATCGTTGAAAGAACCGCTAAACCGGTATCCGGTCGGACCGAACCGAGACCCGGCCGGTTTACCCAAAAGCCAAGCTACTACTTCGTTTCTTTCCCCCTTTCTCCCTTTCCTTCTTTCATAATcacaaaaatcacaaaaactaaACCTACACCACCGCCGCAAGGAGTGGCATATTGCCGCCGTCCGTCCGTCTATCTAGCTTCCGTCGTGCTCCAAGCCTTCAACCCCTGTTCGCTGTCACCGATTGCAGCTGCTTCCTTGAGCTCGGCGTCCGCCGTCTTTGTCTGCTCAGCCGCGCTTCCGCCGCCGTTTCTTCGCCGTTCACGTTCCCCTCTTCGCTCAGCCGCCGTATTCCTTCGCGTTCTTCGCCGTTCACGTTCGCTCGGCGTTCACCGTTCGCGTTCACTCGCCGTTGACCGTTCACCGTTCGAGTTCGCATTCGCGTTCGTCTGGAAGCCACGTTGCTCTGCTTCAAACTCTGTGACCAACCCGCGCGCTCCACCTAGCCGTCGAACTGCTCTCTTTTGTCGCCGCCGTGAGTTCCCTAAACCCGCCACCAATACTCTGCTTCAAACTCTGCAACTTCTGATTTCTATTACAAATTTACAATAAGTAACTATTTGATTTGGTAgtggtttggatttttttcaTAGATTATACAATTGTTATGTTCTCTTCTCTATCACATTGATATTAAGCTTTGAGTTCTCTTATTTCGTTTTAATTTTACCGCATTCaacatgtttgatgaaatgctttaACCATATTTCTGGTTGGTTTTATAATTTCTAGCTTTTAGAAACTTGGTAAGTTGATTGCATGTGAAGTTAAGAATAGTTGGATCTTAGTAATTAGGAAATTTTAGCTGCACAAATAGCGTCTTTGCAGAAAACATATTAGCATAATGATTCCACTTGCACTGTGTTCTTCTGGTAAATTTTAACTGTTATTGTGAACTTGTTAATTTGCTAATTGTTCTTGTGTTGTTGTtctgttatctttaattttttttttcattttgttgtGATTTTCTGTTCTTGGTTTAAGCTGTGATTGAAGGTTCTTTGGTTTGGGTATTCTTCACTTTCCTGGAAGCTTAGCTTTTATTCTTTGAGCATACACGTATCAAATTATTGTTTTCAGCAATGGTGATTTtgagatattttttttggttgCTTTGTTTTAAATGTTCCTATTGGTGTTGTTGTGTTGTTGCTGTGATTTAAATGAAagattctttcttcttttttcgaATGCCCAGTCAGTGCTTGGTTGATTAGTTTTGCTCACTGATTGTAtttaatgataaattttaaattgataactCTATTACTGCTTTACTGTCTGTTTCtgtagttaaattttattaaagtttctTGAATTTGCACTGCCTATGTTACTGATTCACTGTTCCTTCATTGCTTTTTTTTTGGTTGTTAATCATTGTGATGAGCTTTGTTAAAATTGGGTTGAAAACTGTTGATCTTCTTCCGTTTTCACTGTTCTAACTTCTgttcttattaaaaaatttgcaATTTGTGATCTTTTGATTTATTATATGCTTCATGTTTTCATTGTTCTGTTCTTATGAAGAAAAAAATTGCAATTACTGATTGTATGATTCATGTTTTGATTGTTCTGTTATATAAAaaagattctgttttcattgtTTTGTTCATTGTTTGGTTGCACTGTCCCTGCTCTCGATCTCCGCCAACTCGCTGCCCCTCCTCCGTGTTGGATTCTTTTTGTTTCAGGCTCTGTTGTGTGTTTGTTGTGCAACACTAtcattttttgttttactttttgACTCAGCTACATTAAGACAATATTCTCTATTTTTAACTTGTGCATTGTAATTCAATTCAGCTATTTTTAATGGAAGTATAATTATGTTAACTGTCAACAAATTTGCAGCAAGTTTTTGCATATTTTGATGATTAATTACATTTAGTTGGTGATATTTTATATAGGGTTTTAAATTTGAAAGATATTTTaggatgtttatttataatttatttattattttattatggaACAGTTTTTTCGGTTAAACTACGGTTAGATCGGTTGGACCAGTGAACCAGTGACTAGAGTGGTTTGATGACTGATCTGGTTTTCATTGGTCTCCACCAAACCCAACCTTCACTCACGGCAACAACTTCACCTGCGGAGCCGGACAGCGTTCATGCTTTAACTACTACCTCTCTCTCGCCGCCTCTGCTGTTGAAAATAACTTAGAATGAGCCATAAATTGCAGGTTATGAATATGTAACTAGGAAAAGGAGTTGCCAATTGCAGGCATGTCCCGTTCCACACACATCCTCCATCACTCCCACCCCTTCTTCACCTCTGCCGCAACCTCTGCCGCCATCACTGCTGCCGCCTCTCCTGCACCCACCACCCTCACCTCCTTCACCGTCACGCCCCCAGTGCACCCCTGGCCCCGCCGCCTCACTCCTAAAACCCTTGCCTCCCTTATTTCCCGCCAACACGACCCAAATCTCTCCCTCCAAATCTTCCACTACGCCCTAACCCACCACCCCAATAGCAACAACAACCACCTCGCCCACCACCCTATTCCCTTCAACGCCATCATTCTCAAGCTCTCTCGTGCCCGCAACTTCCCCCAAATCGATGCCATCCTTCGTGATTCCCGTATCACCGACGAACAACCGCTTATAACGGTTATTCGCGGGTACGGCCTTGCTGGCCGCCCAAAATTGGCACTCAGGACCTTCACAAGGATCGAATCTTTTGGGATTCAACCCTCCACGAAGGCCCTAAACACCACGCTTAATGCCCTGGTTCAGTGCAAGCACTATGATTTAGCACATTTTGTTTTTAAGAATTGTATGGCCAAATTTAGGGTTGTGCCCAATGTGGTTAGTTGCAATATTTTGTTGAAGGCTCTTTGTAAAGGGAACAATGTAGATGCAGCGGTGAGGGTTTTGGATGAGATGCCTGCAATAGGTGTGGTGCCCAATGTGGTGAGTTACACTACTGTTTTAGGTGGGTATGCTTTGAAGGGTGACATGAGGGGTGCAAAGAGGGTTTTTATGGAGATTTTGGGGAAAGGGTGGATACCTGATGCAACTACTTACACTGTCTTGGTGAGTGGGTTTTGTAGGCAAGGGATGTTTGTTGATGCAATTAAGGTGATGGATGAGATGGAGGAGAATGGGCTTGAGCCTAATGAGGTTACTTATAGTGTTATGATTGAGGCGTATTGTAAGGGGAAGAAGTCCGGGGAGGCACTTAATGTGCTCGACGATATGCTTGGGAAGAATCATGTGCCGAGTTCGGCGCTGTGTTGTAGGGTTGTTGATATGTTGTGCGAGGAAGGGAAGGTTGAGAACGCTTGTGAGGTTTGGAGGAAGCTCTTGAGGATGAATTGCAGCCGCGATGATGCTGTCACGGGTACTCTTGTTCATTGGCTGTGTAAGAAGGGGAAGGTGATTGAGGCAAGGAAGGCGCTTGATGAATTTGGGGGTGGTGCGGTTCCAAGTCTATTGACATATAACACATTGATTGCCGGAATGTGCGAGAGAGGGGAGCTCTGTGAGGCTGCTAGGTTGTGGGATGATATGGTGGAGAAGGGTCGCGTACCTAATGCATTTACTTATAATATGTTGATTGAAGGATTTTGTAAGGTTGGTAACGTGAAGGAGGGAATAAGGATTCTAGAGGAGATGTTTGAAAGTGGATGTTTGCCTGACAAATCAACATACACGATATTGATTGATGGGCTTTCTTGTGCAAGAGGGATGGTGGAAGAAATTAATAAGGTTGTTGCATTGGCCGTATCCGCTGGAGTTGATGATGACATGTGGGATATCTTCCTGAAATCTAttgcaaataatttaaatttgaatgcaGCTGAATTTGATAGGATATTGTTAGAGAGTGTCTCATGAGGTGCAATGAAAAACATGTTAAAGAAATTGCTGTTTAACCATGTTAGTGTAAACACATAAAGGTGCACTTTTCCCTCGGATCTTTCAACCGGAAACAGTTTATCCATTGTGAAGGTATGCTTCTACGTTGTATACTATCTAGTTAGTGAACTTGGAAATGTTAACCAATTGACAGGGGACCATTTCTTGGTGTATTTTGTCTAAAATCGGATTTGGTTCCGTCTTAGCAGCAAATTCATCTTGTTCTGCAAATTTATAGAAGGTTGGATATCAAAATATGGTGAAGTTAGTGAGCAAGTAGCCAACATGATTTGGTATTATAGTTTAGGTAGCTGCTTCTCAGTGTTTCTAATTATGGTATGAGCATCTTCTCAGTGTTTCTAATATGAAGTTTGATGTTTAATTTTTGAAGTAGATTCTAAACCCATGAACTGGCTAACTTTCGTTACTATTAAACTTCTCTGATCCAGTTGATAGTAATTTTAGGGATGAAATCATTGAGATAGGCATTGGACTAGCTTCACTCATTCCCAATTTTGATAGAAGgtctattatatattttgtttggGACAAACTGCACAGAATCTGTTCTATGAACTTCAATTCCAAGAAAATATGATAAGGAACCAAGATCCTTTAATGTGAAGATTTTGTGCAATGGATGAATCATTAGAGTCATTTGTGTAGAGTAATTTTCTGTAATAATAATGTCATATACATAACAAggtatatataaaatagaattgGCTGGATAATGCATcgctttatttttttattttaatttttttcctgGATGAAAAATAGAGACATTCATTGACTACATTGCTTGTGAAATAATAACTTGCCTTCTACTTGTTAGAATATGTTGTTTTTACATCCAATgatgcttgttttggtggacTGTTAGAGCTGTTAATGAATTTAAATTCTGTTGATTATATGGCAGTTAGTGAGTATTAAATGATGCAAATAAACTAGCTAGTTGTACTGTTATGAGCTGCTGTGGTTTTGTTCTGCATATATATGGCTGCATATAATTAAAAATGCTAATTTTTCATAAGCTGCTTATGAGCTGTTGTGGTTTTGTTGTTGGAAACAAAACTTTTGGTGCTGTTCATGAATTAAAAATGCTAATTTCTCATTGTTCTGTTTATAATCTATAatctatattatatttataatctagattgattttcttgttttatttttgtagaAATTGCACCAACCGGAGAAGATGAGGATGAGTCTAGTGTGGATTCAGATTAAGCATGGTGGTTGACTGGCTGTTtggtttttatttgttttaaagtGACTGTTGCGGTTTAAAGtgtgtttatttttgttgttttgctAGACCTTTACTAATTGcctttgttttatatttaattaagttGAATTTGTATTGGATTTGGATGTGATATACTCTTGTTGTTCTAGTTTATTGAAGGTTTTAAACTtcattttatgatattttaaattCTGTTTATTAGGTataaaaaaaccgaaaaaaccgACCGAATCAAACTGCTGTTGGTTCGGTTGTCCAGAAAGCAGCCAACCGAATGGTTGGTATCAACGTACAACCGATTAGGTCGGTTCGGTTGGTTTTTGATctaaaaccgaaccaaaccgaaccgatAACACCCCTACTTATAAGAGGTTTCTTTTTGAGTGTCGAATACTGGGAATTCCtggaacaaaagaaaatgattTTTAATACACTTGGATGGCATGGACAAGGTATTCTTTCAGTTCTTCCACTTGGTGCTAGAATGTGTTAGCTATATTTTGCTGTGAGGTTGCAACTTGCAAGGTTGTTTGGAGAAATTTGTTAGGATCATTTGTAAGTATTGGGATGTCCTTCTAGATCCCTATGTTGAATGAATTTCATTCTTGTAATTTATTTGGGAGATTTTAGGAGATGAAAGGAGCATAGGGTGCTATGAAGCTATGCCTCTTTGCCACAATGAAGGTGCATTTGATTGGTTTTCTATGCTTATTTATAGAATTTTGCACTTGGTTCATAAAAAAA is a window encoding:
- the LOC130945378 gene encoding LOW QUALITY PROTEIN: mitochondrial metalloendopeptidase OMA1-like (The sequence of the model RefSeq protein was modified relative to this genomic sequence to represent the inferred CDS: inserted 1 base in 1 codon); translation: MNARHVFIVVLVGSAIFITMYFGNLETVPYTKRSHWILLSKAMVRQLGEAEFEKQKASFKGKILPAIHPRSVRIRMISIEIIDTLQRGLSKEQVWSDVGYVTGFEGDTEETLKSLTNASAYCKAESGWHKEDEILDDSWVQQSRKKGPATCHLNGLNWEVLVVNDSVVNAILLPGGKIVVYNGLLEHFKSDAEIATIIGHEVGHAVARHIAEGLTKTLWFAILHLILFQFGSRDIVIVNTMASFFLRLPFYRRMEMEADYIGLLLXSAGYDPQVAPTVYQKLGEVNGDSALMDYFSTHPSQRKRAGLLSQAKIMEEASTIYKNARSGRSIEGFL
- the LOC130943580 gene encoding pentatricopeptide repeat-containing protein At5g16420, mitochondrial-like yields the protein MSRSTHILHHSHPFFTSAATSAAITAAASPAPTTLTSFTVTPPVHPWPRRLTPKTLASLISRQHDPNLSLQIFHYALTHHPNSNNNHLAHHPIPFNAIILKLSRARNFPQIDAILRDSRITDEQPLITVIRGYGLAGRPKLALRTFTRIESFGIQPSTKALNTTLNALVQCKHYDLAHFVFKNCMAKFRVVPNVVSCNILLKALCKGNNVDAAVRVLDEMPAIGVVPNVVSYTTVLGGYALKGDMRGAKRVFMEILGKGWIPDATTYTVLVSGFCRQGMFVDAIKVMDEMEENGLEPNEVTYSVMIEAYCKGKKSGEALNVLDDMLGKNHVPSSALCCRVVDMLCEEGKVENACEVWRKLLRMNCSRDDAVTGTLVHWLCKKGKVIEARKALDEFGGGAVPSLLTYNTLIAGMCERGELCEAARLWDDMVEKGRVPNAFTYNMLIEGFCKVGNVKEGIRILEEMFESGCLPDKSTYTILIDGLSCARGMVEEINKVVALAVSAGVDDDMWDIFLKSIANNLNLNAAEFDRILLESVS